In Citrus sinensis cultivar Valencia sweet orange chromosome 2, DVS_A1.0, whole genome shotgun sequence, a single genomic region encodes these proteins:
- the LOC102621833 gene encoding uncharacterized protein LOC102621833: MKLLQSMYKTQSVSRFINLILISSSVCIIYLLVSVFLLGTSNPTHVFSSQHDGYIPPTTLEHIVFGIASNKNSWPKRKDYVKLWWKPQQMQGCVFLESLPTADAEANSDNSSSSLPPVCISEDTSRFRYTYRGGLRSAIRVARVVLETVALNHSDVRWYVFGDDDTVFFPENLVKTLSKYDHGLWYYIGSNSEIFEQNRYFSFGMAFGGAGFAISSPLAKVLAKVFDSCIERYPHLYGSDSRVYSCLAELGVGLTREPGFHQYDVRGNVFGLLTSHPTTPLVSIHHLDHMDPIFPNMTTIKALERLFEAAKIDTGRLLQQTVCYDRWFSWTISVSWGYAVQVYGKHMHLPDILPVQETFKQWKKGKVLAAAYNFNTRVIHPDPCQRPTIFYLDSASSGRDGIRTHYKKSYQNCTNNMGSPRKLEEIRVLSQKLDLNIKQLMAPRRHCCDVLPSSAGQVMEIAIRECKDEELIHMHP; the protein is encoded by the exons ATGAAGCTTCTTCAATCCATGTACAAAACACAATCTGTATCTCGTTTCATCAATCTCATCTTAATCTCTTCTTCTGTATGCATCATATATCTTCTCGTTTCGGTGTTTCTACTTGGCACTTCCAATCCGACTCATGTGTTCTCCTCACAACATGACGGATATATACCGCCAACCACTCTTGAGCATATCGTATTTGGGATCGCTTCAAACAAGAATTCTTGGCCAAAACGCAAAGATTATGTTAAGCTTTGGTGGAAACCACAGCAAATGCAGGGGTGTGTGTTTCTTGAAAGCCTGCCGACTGCTGATGCAGAGGCTAACAGTGATAACAGCAGCAGCTCCCTTCCGCCGGTGTGCATCTCGGAGGACACTTCAAGATTTCGTTATACTTACAGAGGAGGCCTGAGATCAGCAATTCGAGTGGCGAGGGTAGTTTTAGAGACTGTTGCTCTTAATCACTCTGATGTTAGATGGTATGTTTTTGGTGATGATGACACTGTTTTCTTTCCGGAGAATCTGGTGAAGACTCTTTCGAAGTATGATCATGGCCTTTGGTATTACATCGGGTCTAATTCAGAGATTTTTGAGCAGAACAGATACTTCAGTTTTGGTATGGCTTTTGGTGGAGCAGGTTTCGCTATTAGTTCTCCTCTGGCTAAGGTATTGGCAAAGGTATTTGATTCTTGTATAGAACGCTACCCCCATCTTTATGGAAGCGATTCCAGGGTCTACTCTTGCTTGGCAGAGCTTGGTGTTGGGCTAACACGCGAGCCCGGCTTCCATCAG TATGATGTTCGGGGCAATGTATTTGGCCTGTTGACATCTCATCCAACAACACCATTGGTATCAATCCATCACTTGGATCACATGGACCCAATTTTTCCTAATATGACAACAATCAAGGCGCTGGAGCGATTGTTCGAAGCTGCAAAAATTGATACGGGGAGACTTTTGCAACAAACAGTTTGCTACGACCGCTGGTTTTCATGGACTATTTCAGTATCATGGGGTTATGCTGTTCAGGTTTATGGCAAGCATATGCATTTGCCCGATATACTGCCTGTGCAAGAAACATTCAAGCAATGGAAAAAGGGAAAAGTGTTGGCAGCGGCTTATAATTTTAACACAAGAGTGATTCATCCTGATCCATGCCAAAGACCCACAATTTTCTATTTGGATAGTGCGTCTTCTGGCAGGGATGGAATTAGGACCCATTACAAGAAATCGTACCAAAATTGCACAAACAACATGGGTTCTCCGCGGAAACTTGAAGAGATCAGAGTGCTGTCTCAGAAGCTAGACCTTAACATCAAACAG TTAATGGCTCCTAGGAGGCACTGTTGTGATGTTTTGCCATCTTCAGCCGGCCAAGTGATGGAGATTGCCATTAGAGAATGCAAAGATGAAGAGCTAATCCACATGCATCCCTAG
- the LOC102620781 gene encoding uncharacterized protein LOC102620781 isoform X2, whose amino-acid sequence MHNPQNESRRRKRIISFLQNHSSFSPKIKMMPSRTLTPSALKNSILLFSFLLIIYLFFYYPSLHAPPRLLSSHVVTANPLTRRHLLFSIASSSSSWPRRRSYVRLWYSPNSTRALTFLDRAADSSSAGDPSLPRIVISADTSKFPFTFPKGLRSAVRVARVVKEAVDLTDEKAGVRWFVFGDDDTVFFVDNLVKTLSKYDDDRWFYVGSNSEGYEQNAKHSFGMAFGGGGFAISHSLARVLAGALDSCLMRYAHLYGSDARVFSCLVELGVGLTPEPGFHQLDMRGDMFGMLSAHPLSPLLSLHHLDAIDPIFPNMNRTQALQHLFKAVNVDPARILQQTVCYDQSSQLTVSVAWGFAVQVYEGNQLLPDLLSLQRTFTSWRRGSNVESHFMFNLRDYPRDPCKRPIVFFLESVLSHNNSVQSNYVKHVVGNCAGADVVRKIEKIRVFSEKLELDVEEMKSPRRQCCDIFPTYNESMNIKIRQCGGNELISMHF is encoded by the exons ATGCATAACCCTCAAAATGAAAGCAGAAGGAGAAAACGAatcatttcatttcttcaaaatcactCGTCTTTTTcccctaaaattaaaatgatgcCCTCTAGAACCCTAACTCCATCAGCACTCAAAAACTCAATCTTACTCTTCTCCTTCCTCTTAATCATTTACCTCTTTTTCTACTACCCCTCTCTCCACGCGCCGCCACGTCTGCTCTCCTCACACGTGGTCACCGCCAACCCCCTCACCCGCCGCCACCTCCTCTTCTCGATTGCATCCTCGTCCAGCTCCTGGCCCCGCCGCCGCTCCTACGTCCGCCTCTGGTACTCCCCCAACTCCACTCGAGCTCTCACCTTCTTAGACCGTGCTGCAGATTCCTCTTCAGCCGGCGACCCCAGTTTGCCACGTATCGTAATCTCCGCCGACACCTCCAAGTTCCCTTTCACTTTCCCTAAGGGTCTCCGCTCCGCCGTACGAGTAGCTCGTGTTGTCAAAGAGGCAGTTGACCTTACAGACGAGAAGGCGGGCGTGCGGTGGTTCGTTTTCGGGGACGACGACACCGTTTTCTTTGTGGACAATTTGGTAAAAACGCTGTCCAAGTATGATGATGATAGGTGGTTCTATGTGGGGAGCAATAGCGAGGGTTATGAGCAGAATGCAAAGCATTCGTTTGGTATGGCATTTGGTGGAGGTGGGTTTGCAATTAGCCATTCTCTCGCCAGGGTTTTAGCTGGGGCTTTGGATTCTTGTTTGATGAGGTATGCCCATTTGTACGGCAGTGATGCGAGGGTCTTCTCTTGCTTGGTTGAGTTGGGTGTCGGGTTAACCCCTGAACCCGGCTTTCATCAG CTTGACATGCGAGGGGATATGTTTGGAATGCTTTCTGCACATCCATTATCACCTTTGCTGTCTCTTCATCATTTGGATGCTATCGACCCAATCTTCCCTAATATGAACAGAACACAAGCTCTGCAACATCTTTTCAAAGCTGTGAATGTTGATCCAGCCAGAATTTTACAGCAAACGGTTTGTTATGACCAGTCAAGTCAACTGACAGTTTCTGTTGCCTGGGGCTTTGCAGTTCAGGTGTATGAAGGCAATCAACTTCTTCCAGATCTCCTTTCATTGCAGAGAACCTTTACATCATGGAGGAGAGGTTCAAATGTTGAGAGTCActttatgtttaatttgagAGACTATCCTAGAGATCCATGTAAAAGACCCATTGTCTTCTTTTTGGAAAGTGTTTTATCTCATAACAACAGTGTGCAAAGCAACTATGTGAAGCATGTTGTTGGAAATTGTGCTGGAGCTGATGTTGTAaggaaaattgaaaagataagAGTGTTTTCAGAGAAGCTAGAACTTGATGTTGAAGAG ATGAAATCTCCCCGTCGCCAGTGCTGTGACATTTTCCCCACTTATAATGAAtcaatgaatataaaaattagacAATGCGGAGGCAATGAGCTAATTTCCATGCATTTCTAG
- the LOC102620781 gene encoding uncharacterized protein LOC102620781 isoform X1, with protein MHNPQNESRRRKRIISFLQNHSSFSPKIKMMPSRTLTPSALKNSILLFSFLLIIYLFFYYPSLHAPPRLLSSHVVTANPLTRRHLLFSIASSSSSWPRRRSYVRLWYSPNSTRALTFLDRAADSSSAGDPSLPRIVISADTSKFPFTFPKGLRSAVRVARVVKEAVDLTDEKAGVRWFVFGDDDTVFFVDNLVKTLSKYDDDRWFYVGSNSEGYEQNAKHSFGMAFGGGGFAISHSLARVLAGALDSCLMRYAHLYGSDARVFSCLVELGVGLTPEPGFHQLDMRGDMFGMLSAHPLSPLLSLHHLDAIDPIFPNMNRTQALQHLFKAVNVDPARILQQTVCYDQSSQLTVSVAWGFAVQVYEGNQLLPDLLSLQRTFTSWRRGSNVESHFMFNLRDYPRDPCKRPIVFFLESVLSHNNSVQSNYVKHVVGNCAGADVVRKIEKIRVFSEKLELDVEEVVMNRFNRLELDYISEVNVSKYSKVNCLVMPFSYSILF; from the exons ATGCATAACCCTCAAAATGAAAGCAGAAGGAGAAAACGAatcatttcatttcttcaaaatcactCGTCTTTTTcccctaaaattaaaatgatgcCCTCTAGAACCCTAACTCCATCAGCACTCAAAAACTCAATCTTACTCTTCTCCTTCCTCTTAATCATTTACCTCTTTTTCTACTACCCCTCTCTCCACGCGCCGCCACGTCTGCTCTCCTCACACGTGGTCACCGCCAACCCCCTCACCCGCCGCCACCTCCTCTTCTCGATTGCATCCTCGTCCAGCTCCTGGCCCCGCCGCCGCTCCTACGTCCGCCTCTGGTACTCCCCCAACTCCACTCGAGCTCTCACCTTCTTAGACCGTGCTGCAGATTCCTCTTCAGCCGGCGACCCCAGTTTGCCACGTATCGTAATCTCCGCCGACACCTCCAAGTTCCCTTTCACTTTCCCTAAGGGTCTCCGCTCCGCCGTACGAGTAGCTCGTGTTGTCAAAGAGGCAGTTGACCTTACAGACGAGAAGGCGGGCGTGCGGTGGTTCGTTTTCGGGGACGACGACACCGTTTTCTTTGTGGACAATTTGGTAAAAACGCTGTCCAAGTATGATGATGATAGGTGGTTCTATGTGGGGAGCAATAGCGAGGGTTATGAGCAGAATGCAAAGCATTCGTTTGGTATGGCATTTGGTGGAGGTGGGTTTGCAATTAGCCATTCTCTCGCCAGGGTTTTAGCTGGGGCTTTGGATTCTTGTTTGATGAGGTATGCCCATTTGTACGGCAGTGATGCGAGGGTCTTCTCTTGCTTGGTTGAGTTGGGTGTCGGGTTAACCCCTGAACCCGGCTTTCATCAG CTTGACATGCGAGGGGATATGTTTGGAATGCTTTCTGCACATCCATTATCACCTTTGCTGTCTCTTCATCATTTGGATGCTATCGACCCAATCTTCCCTAATATGAACAGAACACAAGCTCTGCAACATCTTTTCAAAGCTGTGAATGTTGATCCAGCCAGAATTTTACAGCAAACGGTTTGTTATGACCAGTCAAGTCAACTGACAGTTTCTGTTGCCTGGGGCTTTGCAGTTCAGGTGTATGAAGGCAATCAACTTCTTCCAGATCTCCTTTCATTGCAGAGAACCTTTACATCATGGAGGAGAGGTTCAAATGTTGAGAGTCActttatgtttaatttgagAGACTATCCTAGAGATCCATGTAAAAGACCCATTGTCTTCTTTTTGGAAAGTGTTTTATCTCATAACAACAGTGTGCAAAGCAACTATGTGAAGCATGTTGTTGGAAATTGTGCTGGAGCTGATGTTGTAaggaaaattgaaaagataagAGTGTTTTCAGAGAAGCTAGAACTTGATGTTGAAGAGGTAGTAATGAATCGGTTCAATAGGCTTGAACTTGATTATATTTCAGAAGTTAACGTTTCAAAATACTCTAAAGTCAACTGTCTGGTCATGCCATTTtcatattctattttattttga